A single genomic interval of Halobacillus halophilus DSM 2266 harbors:
- a CDS encoding MerR family transcriptional regulator, producing MVEDLAIAEVAEKFQVTTRTIRYYEEIGLVHPHRENGHRRFSRKDITRLSLVFRGKKYGFQLEEIKNMIQLIDLDPSGVQQLEKTMEYGRRKMKEIDRRLLELEQLKAEMNSWLQKFEEELVKRRGEPL from the coding sequence ATGGTTGAAGATTTAGCAATTGCTGAAGTGGCAGAAAAATTTCAGGTGACCACAAGAACGATCCGCTACTATGAAGAAATTGGACTCGTTCACCCCCATCGAGAAAATGGACATAGACGATTCAGCCGAAAAGACATAACCAGGTTAAGTCTAGTTTTTCGTGGGAAAAAATATGGATTTCAACTCGAAGAAATTAAAAACATGATCCAACTGATTGATCTTGATCCTTCGGGTGTACAGCAATTAGAAAAAACAATGGAGTATGGTCGCAGAAAAATGAAAGAAATTGATCGTCGTTTATTGGAATTGGAGCAATTGAAGGCTGAGATGAATTCGTGGCTGCAGAAGTTTGAGGAAGAGTTAGTAAAAAGGAGAGGGGAACCCCTGTGA